TCGAAGTCACTCCCAATGATCCTGATAGATCGGATCGCAGTGATGCGGCGACCGCGGACGGCAGTCGTTTTCACGCTCGGCGCCCCAGTCGGCGTATGGGATACGCCTGTCCGGTGTGCGAGACGCCCCAGCGCGACGGCGAGCACCTCGCGAACCACCTGGCGTTCACGGCGATGCTCCACGGCGACGAGCACGAGGACTGGCTGGACGAGCACGTCGACGACTGGGGCGACCGCACGCCCGCGGACCTGGCGTCGGCGGCGACCGAGTTCGCCGAGGAGACCGAGTACGACGAGGTGTTCGAGGATACGACGGGCAATGGGCACGGCCACCACGACCACGCGCACGGCGACCCCGCACGGTCGGACGTGACCGGCGACCCGACGGGCGGCGCCGCCGAGGCGGTCGTCGACGAGGCGGTCGAGTCGGTACTGGAGGAGGCCCAGGAGTTGACCGAGGAGATGTACGGGTTGGACGAGGACGGCGACGCCGACGGCGACGACGGCGGACCCCCGAAGGGAGCAGGCGACGAAGCCGACGACGCGACCGAGGAGTAGCCGGCCGCGGTCCCGGAAGGGAACGACTCTTGGCTCGCACGCCCGCACCGACGGGTATGGATACCGAAGGGACGCTCGCGCCGGCGACGCCCGCGGAGGCCCGCGAGGAGTACGAGACGCTCGTGCCCGCCGCGAAGGTCGCCGTCCGCGAGGCGGCGAAGGCGATGGAGTTCGACCGCGAGGAGTACGCCGACCGCGTCACCGGCGAGGTGATCGAGACGGTTCGCGACGCGCTGTTCGCGTCGCTGCTGGAGGTTCACGTCGGCACGCGCGAGGAGTACGAGGCGTGGCTCGACGACCACCCCGAGTACGAGCCGGACATGGCCGGCAGCGACAACGTCGACAACGTCGTCTGGCACCCGGTCGCGTTCGCGCCCGACAGCGAGGGCGAGCGAAGCGAGTCCTCGGGGCGAGCGGGGAGCGGTGCGGGGCGCGAGCAAAGCGAGCGCCCCGAGAAGTCGAGCGGGGAGCGGGGCGACCCGCGAGACGGAGAAGCGACCCGCGAGCGCACCAAGCCCGTCGTCGCGGCGACGTGGCAGGCCGAGCGCGAGGCCGCGCTCGGAACGCTCCGGCGGCGCGCGTTCGGCCGGGCGTACCGACCCGTCGTCGACGGCGGCGGCGAAACCGGAAGCGACGAGGCATAACGCGTTTGCGCCGTCGTCCCCTACCGCGCCCATGCGACCGGTCACCCGGAAATTCCTCGTCGGCATCGTCGCCGTCGTCCTCCTCCTGCTCGCGCTCGGGGCGCTCCCGTCGTATCTGGGTTCGGGCGACCCGTACTACCTGGAGGCGACCCCCGCGGCCGAGGCCGAGGGCCCCGCCTACGAGCTGAACGCGACCGAGGGCGGCATCGCCGAACAGCGGTTCCGGTACTTCTTCTCGGCGGTCGAGTCGGACGACGGGCGCTCGGAGGCGTACCGCCGGGGGCCGTACGGCCTGAAGGAGGAGTTCAGCCACTCGCCGTTCGACGAGCTGTCGACGTTCCGGGAGTTCGCGCCCGCGGGCGCCGTCGACGGCGACGCCGTCTTCGTCCGGTACAACGATACCCGTTACCGCGTAACCGTCGTCCAACCGTGAACGACGACAGCCGCGACGCCCACGACGGCGCGAACAGCGCGAACGACGCGAACGGTGCAACCGACGCGAGCGGTGCGAACCGGGCGACCGGCTCGGAGGGGGACGCCGACGAGTGGACATCCGACGAACCCGACTTCGGCGACGGCCGCCGCCACGACTGGCCGGGCGAGCCCGAGTGGCCCGTGCTGGAGACGGCGGTGGAGTACGAGACGGGCTGGGTGACGGCCGGCTACGACCTCGTCGAACACCCCGACGGGTCGACGAAGAAGTACTACTGGTCGGAACTGGCGACGGCCGTGGTCGTCGTCGCCCGCGCCGGCGACGACCTCCTCATGGTCGAGCAGTACCGCCCGACCGTCCGCAACACGCAGCTGGAGCTCCCCGCGGGCATCGTCGAGGCCGGCGAGTCGTACACCGGGGCGGGCCGACGGGAACTCCGCGAGGAGACCGGATTCGCGGCCGACTCGCTCTCCGTGCTCGGCGAGGTGCAGTGTACGACCGGGCTGCTTCGCCACACCCGCGGGTTCGTCTTCGCGGAGGGGCTCGAACCCGTCGGACAGGAGCTCGACGACAACGAGTACCTCGTCCCCCGGGCGGTCCCCGTCGACGAGGCGGTCGACGTGGTTCGCTCGCCGCCGACCAACGACGCGACCCTGGAGGGCGTGCTGCTCGCCCGCGAGGAGGGGCTGCTGTAGGGGCGCCGACCGGCGATCGACGGGCTCCGACGGGGTCGCCGACGGCGGAGCGCTTTTCACCCGGCGACGGCTCCCCACGGGCATGGACGGCGAGATCACGCCCGACGAGGTCGAGCGGCTCCTCGCGGAGGACGCGGACGTCCGCGTCGTCGACATCCGCTCGCCGGGGGCGTACGAGCGCGGCCACATCCCCGGCTCCGAGAACGTCCCGTTTCAGGACCTGCCCGACCGGGTGGCGTCGCTGACCGGGAGCGAGCACATCGTGACGGTGTGCCCGCACGGCAAGGCGAGCGTCCAGGCGGCGAACCTCATCACGTCGTTCGAGGGAACGACCGAGGCGCGCGTCGAGAGCATGGCCGGCGGGCTGGAGGCGTGGGACGGCGAGCTCGAAGCCGGCGCCGGCGACGACGAACCCGCGGACGCGCGCGAGGCCGACGAGGGCCCGCAGTCACCCTTCTGACCGGCGCCCCCGCAGGGCCGCCAGCGCGAGCGCGACCGCCAGCGACGCCGCGGCCGCGCCGACGCCGAATCCGGGGGCGGAGACGCCGAGGTCCCCGCCCGCGTCGCCACCGCTCGCGTCGTCTCCCCCGCTCCCTCCGTTCGCCGCCTCGACGGTGAGCGACGCCGTCGCGTCGCCGACCGACACGGTGTAGGTGCCCGGTTCGTCGACGCGGATCGGTACCCGCAGCGTCGCTGCGTCGTCGGGCGCGACGCGGACGCGCTCGGTCGCGACCGTGCGGCCGTCGACGCGGACCGCGAGGTCGCCCGCGGCGGGAACCTCCCCGTCCGCGACGACCTCGGCGCTCACCAGCACCGCGTCGCCGGCGGCGACGGTCGTCCGGTTCAGCGACACCGAGGCGACAGCGGGCGTCGACGGTTCCTCGACGAGCACCTCGTAGGTGTGCCCGCGCACCGTCAGCGCGTACGTCCCGGGCTCGGTCGGCGTCCACGACAGCGACACGGTCGCGTTCTCCCCCGCCGCGAGCGTCCCGTTGGCGACGGCGACCGTCCGGTCGTTCGCCGCGAGCGCGACCCGGTAGTCGCCGTCGGCGCCGCCGTCGTTCGAGACCGACAGCGGGACGGTCAGCGTCTCGCCGACGGCGACCGTGACCGGCGGCGCGAGGCTCGCGTTTCGGTACTCGCCCTCGACGCCGACCTCCGCCGGCGATTCGACCGCGATGCGGGCGACGGGGGTGCCGAACGCCGTCTCGTGGCCCGACGCCGACCACATCTCGGGCGCGGCGTCCGTCCGGACGAACCGCCCGGTCTCGTCGGCGACCGATTCGTCGCCGGCCTCCGCGACGAGCGCGAGGAAGCGGTCTCCGGAGACGGGCTCGGAGTCGGCGTTTAGGCGCGTGAACACCGTGTCGAAGCTGGCGCCGCCGTCGGCGGCCAGCCGGACCCGACGGTCGGTCTCCCCGACGACGAGCGAGCCCTTGCGGTAGGGCGTGGCCGTCGTCCACGTGCGCTGGTCGGCGAGCACGTCGTCGGCGTACGGCGCCTCGGCGCCGCGTTCGAGGTGGTCTGCGAACGCCGGGAAGTCGATCAACCCCTGTCGGAGCGCGAGCAGGGCGGCGTAGTAGTCGGCCGAGCCCTCGATCACCCAGCGCGTCTCGGCGGTCGTCGCGAACGACTGCCGCGTGTGGACGTACTCGTGGAGCCAGGCGCTTCGG
This genomic stretch from Halobaculum roseum harbors:
- a CDS encoding DUF5810 domain-containing protein, translating into MGYACPVCETPQRDGEHLANHLAFTAMLHGDEHEDWLDEHVDDWGDRTPADLASAATEFAEETEYDEVFEDTTGNGHGHHDHAHGDPARSDVTGDPTGGAAEAVVDEAVESVLEEAQELTEEMYGLDEDGDADGDDGGPPKGAGDEADDATEE
- a CDS encoding DUF5809 family protein, coding for MDTEGTLAPATPAEAREEYETLVPAAKVAVREAAKAMEFDREEYADRVTGEVIETVRDALFASLLEVHVGTREEYEAWLDDHPEYEPDMAGSDNVDNVVWHPVAFAPDSEGERSESSGRAGSGAGREQSERPEKSSGERGDPRDGEATRERTKPVVAATWQAEREAALGTLRRRAFGRAYRPVVDGGGETGSDEA
- a CDS encoding NUDIX hydrolase gives rise to the protein MLETAVEYETGWVTAGYDLVEHPDGSTKKYYWSELATAVVVVARAGDDLLMVEQYRPTVRNTQLELPAGIVEAGESYTGAGRRELREETGFAADSLSVLGEVQCTTGLLRHTRGFVFAEGLEPVGQELDDNEYLVPRAVPVDEAVDVVRSPPTNDATLEGVLLAREEGLL
- a CDS encoding rhodanese-like domain-containing protein, whose translation is MDGEITPDEVERLLAEDADVRVVDIRSPGAYERGHIPGSENVPFQDLPDRVASLTGSEHIVTVCPHGKASVQAANLITSFEGTTEARVESMAGGLEAWDGELEAGAGDDEPADAREADEGPQSPF
- a CDS encoding CARDB domain-containing protein yields the protein MQQRGLVALVVVCLVTSLVAPAVAAAPAADAGRDADADAVAIAPVEPPTAIGSDPPTAIGSASSPRTASASSSPTAASTAAGDDIRLTTTLALTPDRPGSVAVTLRFESPDRVTAIEAQLAADAESVTTDGFDATDGDTYEWDGETASPTIRYRLPVNRTTTSGRLARTELHSGGSPEGTTDSASAAGDEGYVFADPGPWALVQVPGTGVSWRYRGDTVGLSRDTTTDGPGAVGERVAFLGEHTVREHSANGQTFRLVVPAESADAMRAPPDRVLDSLASASKTLRVGDRDESVFLVAAPTGVDWAVAGIQTGDADAWVRADEPLADPRSAWLHEYVHTRQSFATTAETRWVIEGSADYYAALLALRQGLIDFPAFADHLERGAEAPYADDVLADQRTWTTATPYRKGSLVVGETDRRVRLAADGGASFDTVFTRLNADSEPVSGDRFLALVAEAGDESVADETGRFVRTDAAPEMWSASGHETAFGTPVARIAVESPAEVGVEGEYRNASLAPPVTVAVGETLTVPLSVSNDGGADGDYRVALAANDRTVAVANGTLAAGENATVSLSWTPTEPGTYALTVRGHTYEVLVEEPSTPAVASVSLNRTTVAAGDAVLVSAEVVADGEVPAAGDLAVRVDGRTVATERVRVAPDDAATLRVPIRVDEPGTYTVSVGDATASLTVEAANGGSGGDDASGGDAGGDLGVSAPGFGVGAAAASLAVALALAALRGRRSEG